The following are encoded in a window of Impatiens glandulifera chromosome 5, dImpGla2.1, whole genome shotgun sequence genomic DNA:
- the LOC124937922 gene encoding 30S ribosomal protein S21, chloroplastic, with protein sequence MAASSLSNLISFFIPSSKPPSLSPPKLTNLHLPSETISSKDRRGGLLPIVANHRSSSDDLLSSVVCPSLAYANTLFFRSAYNVQVIVEDNEPEEKLLNRFRREVMRAGIIQECKRRRFFENKQDEVKRRTRDAAKRNRRRRTMFRGPAAQERQEGSNGTTPKAQKDTGDDDNWEVPENLP encoded by the exons ATGGCTGCCTCATCTCTCTCCAATCTCATCTCCTTCTTCATCCCTTCCTCCAAGCCACCTTCACTGTCGCCGCCTAAGCTTACCAATCTCCATCTCCCATCCGAAACTATCTCTTCCAAGGACAGACGCGGCGGCCTTCTTCCAATTGTCGCGAACCACCGCTCATCCTCTGATGATCTGTTGTCGTCGGTGGTATGCCCGTCCCTGGCTTACGCCAACACTTTGTTTTTCCGGTCGGCCTACAACGTTCAGGTGATTGTGGAAGATAACGAGCCAGAGGAGAAGCTGTTGAATCGATTCAGGAGGGAGGTCATGAGGGCCGGCATCATCCAGGAATGCAAACGCAGGAGGTTCTTTGAGAATAAGCAGGATGAAGTTAAACGCAGGACCCGCGACGCCGCCAAGCGCAATCGCCGAAG ACGAACGATGTTTAGGGGTCCAGCGGCACAGGAAAGACAAGAAGGCAGCAACGGTACCACCCCGAAAGCCCAGAAAGATACAGGAGATGATGATAACTGGGAAGTTCCTGAAAACCTTCCCTAG